A single Dasypus novemcinctus isolate mDasNov1 chromosome 4, mDasNov1.1.hap2, whole genome shotgun sequence DNA region contains:
- the MFSD1 gene encoding lysosomal dipeptide transporter MFSD1 isoform X2: MEEEEEEARALLAGSPEEARRGVLAAPEALPALCDPSRLAHRLLVLLLMCLLGFGSYFCYDNPAALQTQVKRDMQVNTTKFMLLYAWYSWPNVVLCFFGGFLIDRVFGIRWGTIIFSCFVCIGQVVFALGAIVNAFWLMEFGRFVFGIGGESLAVAQNTYAVSWFKGKELNLVFGLQLSMARIGSTVNMNLMGWLYSKIEASLGSAGHTTLGVTLMIGGITCILSLISALALAYLDQRAERILHKEQGKTGEVIKLTDVKDFSLSLWLIFIICVCYYVVVFPFIGLGKVFFTEKFGFSSQAASAINSVVYVISAPMSPIFGILVDKTGRNIIWVLCAVATTLASHMMLAFTLWNPWIAMCLLGLSYSLLACALWPMVAFVVPEHQLGTAYGFMQSIQNLGLAIISIIAGMLLDSRGYLFLEVFFIACVSLSLLAVVLLYLVNRAQGGNLNYSARQREEIKLFSHTE, encoded by the exons atggaagaggaggaagaggaagcgcGGGCGTTGCTGGCAGGCAGCCCCGAGGAGGCCCGCAGAGGTGTCCTCGCTGCCCCCGAGGCGCTGCCGGCCCTCTGTGACCCCAGTCGCCTGGCACACCGACTTTTGGTGCTGTTGCTGATGTGCCTTCTTGGCTTCG gtagCTATTTTTGTTATGATAATCCTGCTGCCCTTCAGACTCAGGTTAAACgg GACATGCAGGTGAATACCACGAAATTCATGCTGCTGTATGCCTGGTATTCTTGGCCCAATGTAGTTTTGTGTTTCTTTGGTGGCTTTTTGATAGATCGAGTATTTGGAATACG ATGGGGCACCATTATTTTTAGCTGCTTTGTTTGCATTGGACAG GTTGTGTTTGCCCTGGGGGCAATAGTTAATGCTTTTTGGCTGATGGAATTTGGAAGGTTTGTGTTTGG gaTTGGTGGGGAGTCCTTAGCAGTGGCCCAGAATACATATGCTGTGAGTTGGTTTAAAGGCAAAGAATTAAACCTGGTGTTTGGACTTCAACTTAGCATGGCTAGAATT GGAAGTACAGTAAATATGAACCTCATGGGATGGCTGTATTCTAAGATTGAAGCTTCGCTGGGTTCTGCGGGTCACACAACCCTTGGTGTCACACTTATGATCG gGGGTATAACATGTATTCTTTCACTAATCTCTGCCTTGGCCCTTGCTTACTTGGATCAGAGAGCAGAAAGAATTCTTCATAAAGAACAAGGAAAAACAG GTGAAGTTATTAAGCTGACTGATGTGAAGGACTTCTCCTTATCCCTGTGGCTCATATTTATCATCTGTGTCTGCTATTATGTAGTGGTGTTCCCTTTTATTGGGCTGGGAAA AGTTTTCTTTACAGAGAAATTTGGATTTTCCTCCCAGGCAGCAAGTGCGATTAACAG TGTTGTATATGTCATATCAGCTCCCATGTCCCCAATATTTGGGATCCTGGTGGATAAAACAGGAAGAAACATCATCTGGGTTCTGTGTGCAGTGGCGACCACTCTGGCTTCTCACATGATGTTGGCCTTTACGCTGTGGAACCCTTGGATTGCTATG TGCCTCCTGGGACTCTCCTATTCATTGCTTGCCTGCGCACTGTGGCCAATGGTGGCCTTTGTGGTCCCTGAACATCAGCTGGGAACTGCATATGGCTT CATGCAGTCCATTCAGAATCTTGGGTTGGCGATTATTTCCATCATTGCTGGCATGCTGTTGGATTCTCGgggatatttatttttagaagtttttttCATTGCCTGTGTTTCCT